The genomic DNA TGCGAGCCAATCACACGATGGGAAAAGCCGCAGAAGCCGGGTTCGACCGGGGCATCAAAAGGGAAACATACATGCGCATCAATTATCGTTCGCGCCTACTGACGACGACGCTGCTCGTCGGCGCCGCCATGGCGTCGACCTCGGCATTCGCGCAGAGCGTCGATTCGACCACCACGCCGGGCGCACCCGCTCCGGGCGTCGTCACCCAGGAGGGTGCGGTCACCGAAGAGACGTCGACGGGCGACATCGTCGTTACCGGTACGCTGATCAAGAACCCGAACCTGGTGCAGGCCACCCCGGTCAAGGTCGTCGGCGCCGACGAAATTGATCTTCAGCAGGCCAACGTCGCTGAAGAGCTGCTGCGCGAAATCCCGGGCATCACCCCGTCGATCGGCTCGGCCGTCAACAACGGCAACGGCGGCGCATCGTTCGTCAACCTGCGCAACCTCGGTTCGAACCGCAACGTCGTCCTGCTCGATGGCGTCCGCCTGGTGCCGGCCGAACTGAACGGCCGCTTCGATCTTAACAACGTGCCGCTCGCGCTGATCGAGCGCGTCGACGTTCTGACCGGTGGTGCATCGACCACCTACGGCGCTGACGCCGTGTCGGGCGTCGTGAACTTCATCACCCGCCGCGATTTTTCGGGCATCGAGCTCAACCTTTCCGAGCAGATCAGCGAGCAGGGCGACGGCAACGTGTTCCGCGCGGATCTGACGGTCGGCGCGAACTTCGATGACGGCCGCGGCAACGCAGTGCTCAGCATCGGCTACCAGGAAGCCGATCCGCTCTATCAGGGTTCGCGCGACTATGGCCGCTTCGGCCTCAGCTCGGCAAGCGGCGGCGGCGGCGGTTCGGGTACTGCGGTCCCGTCGCGCTTCTCGCTTCCGGGCCAGGGCACGCGTCAGGTTAATGCAGCGGGCACGGCGTTCAACCCGACCACGGCATTCACCGCCTTCAACTTCAACCCGTACAACGTGTATCAGACGCCGTTCGAGCGCTACAACATGTACGGCGCCGCGAACTACGAAGTGAGCGATGCGGTCGAAGTCTACAGCCGCGGCATTTTCTCGAAGAACACCGTCGAGACGATCATCGCACCGTCGGGCGCCTTCGGCATCCCGGTTCAAATCCCGCTCAACAACCCGTTCCTCACCGCTTCGCTGCGTAATAGCTTCTGCGGCGCGAACGGCATTGACGAGGCCACCTGCCTTGCGGCCTCCAACCCGGCGCTGACGCCGGGTCAGGCTGGCTATCGCACGGTCACCAGCAATCTCTCGCGCCGCGCGACTGAAGTTGGGCCGCGCATCAGCGAGTACACCACGACGTTCTTCGATTACCGTGCCGGTGCGCGCGGCGGTATCACTGAGTCGATCGATTGGGACATGTTCGGTTCGTACGGCGAGTCCGAGAACCTGCAGGTGATCCAGGGCTACACGCTTAACTCGCGCGTTCGGGACAGCTTCCTGGCGAACAGCACTACCGCATGCTTCGATGGCACCGCGGCGGGCTGCGTTCCAGTCAACTGGTTCGGAGCCGAGAACAATGCGTCGTTCACCCCGGCAGCGCTCGACTTCCTGAGCGAAAATTCGACGGTTCGCACCAAGACCACGATGGCGCAGATGCGTGGCACGGTGAGTGGTGACTTCGGCGTAGCTAGCCCGTTCGCCAGCAACCCGATCTCGTTCGCGGTCGGTGGCGAATATCGCAAGTACACCGCGTCGCAGGAATCCGATACGCTGGCAGCAGGCGGTGATCTGGGCGGCGCCGGTGGCGCAGCGCCGAATATCGCTGGTGGCTACAACGTGTACGAAGCGATCGGCGAAATCATCGTGCCGCTCGTGTCGGACAAGCCCTTCTTCCAGGATCTGACGATCGAGGGCGGCATTCGCTATTCCAAGTACGACATCGATGCAGCTGGTGATCCCGGCTTCAACACGACGACCTGGAAGGCAGCCGGTAGCTGGACCCCCGTGGACGGCTTCAAGGTCCGCGGTAACTACGCCCGCGCTGTCCGTGCACCGAACATCGCCGAGCTGTTCTCGCCAGTGAACACGGGCCTGACCAACCTCAGCGATGATCCCTGCGCCACGTTCAACGACGCCGGCGTGCGGATCAACCCGAACCCGACCGGTGAACTGCGCGCGATCTGCCTTGCGCAGGGTGCTTCGGCATCCAACGTCGACTCGATCTCGCAGCCGACGGCGGGCCAGGCAGCTCAGACCGGTGGTGGCAACATCAACCTGCAGCCGGAAACCTCGACCAGCTGGACGGCCGGCGTGGTGTTCACCCCGACGTTCGCGCCGCGCCTGTCGATCTCGGCCGATTACTACAACATCAAGATCAACGGTGCGATCACCCAGCCAACGCCGGGCGACGCGATTTCGGCTTGCTTCGGTGCGAACCCACGCTCGCCAGCCGCTGGCGCTTCGCAGACGGAAGCGTGCACGATCATCCGTCGTGACCCGCTCGACGGCGATCTTGCCGGCGATCCGAACACGACTCCGGGTCTGTTCCTCTCGCTGTCGAACCTCGGCAAGCTGGAGACCAGCGGCGTCGATGTCACGGTCAACTATTCGCACGACCTCGGCTTCACGAAGCTGAGCCTCGCCGCTGCGGGTAACTGGACGGAGAAGTCGAAGTTCCAGGCAGTCTCGGGTGGTTACGACCGTGACTGCGTCGGTTACTTCTCGGCCAACTGCGGCCAGCCGATCCCTGAGTGGCAGTGGTCGGTGCGCGGTACGCTCACGTTCGAGGCGGTCGACGTCTCGCTGCTGTGGCGTCACCTCAGTGGGGTCGAGTACGAAGGCCTGGCGGACGACTTCGACCTGCGTGGCTTTGCTGCCAATGCACGCACGCTCTTCACCGGCGCATTGCCGGCAAGCGCAGGCAGCCTCGCTGGTCGGCAGGTCGACTTTAACCGCATCTCGGGTAAGGACTATTTCGACCTGACCGTTCGCGCGAACGTCGGCGAGAACTACACCTTCACCTTCGGTGTGCAGAACCTGC from Sphingomonas radiodurans includes the following:
- a CDS encoding TonB-dependent receptor domain-containing protein, with protein sequence MRINYRSRLLTTTLLVGAAMASTSAFAQSVDSTTTPGAPAPGVVTQEGAVTEETSTGDIVVTGTLIKNPNLVQATPVKVVGADEIDLQQANVAEELLREIPGITPSIGSAVNNGNGGASFVNLRNLGSNRNVVLLDGVRLVPAELNGRFDLNNVPLALIERVDVLTGGASTTYGADAVSGVVNFITRRDFSGIELNLSEQISEQGDGNVFRADLTVGANFDDGRGNAVLSIGYQEADPLYQGSRDYGRFGLSSASGGGGGSGTAVPSRFSLPGQGTRQVNAAGTAFNPTTAFTAFNFNPYNVYQTPFERYNMYGAANYEVSDAVEVYSRGIFSKNTVETIIAPSGAFGIPVQIPLNNPFLTASLRNSFCGANGIDEATCLAASNPALTPGQAGYRTVTSNLSRRATEVGPRISEYTTTFFDYRAGARGGITESIDWDMFGSYGESENLQVIQGYTLNSRVRDSFLANSTTACFDGTAAGCVPVNWFGAENNASFTPAALDFLSENSTVRTKTTMAQMRGTVSGDFGVASPFASNPISFAVGGEYRKYTASQESDTLAAGGDLGGAGGAAPNIAGGYNVYEAIGEIIVPLVSDKPFFQDLTIEGGIRYSKYDIDAAGDPGFNTTTWKAAGSWTPVDGFKVRGNYARAVRAPNIAELFSPVNTGLTNLSDDPCATFNDAGVRINPNPTGELRAICLAQGASASNVDSISQPTAGQAAQTGGGNINLQPETSTSWTAGVVFTPTFAPRLSISADYYNIKINGAITQPTPGDAISACFGANPRSPAAGASQTEACTIIRRDPLDGDLAGDPNTTPGLFLSLSNLGKLETSGVDVTVNYSHDLGFTKLSLAAAGNWTEKSKFQAVSGGYDRDCVGYFSANCGQPIPEWQWSVRGTLTFEAVDVSLLWRHLSGVEYEGLADDFDLRGFAANARTLFTGALPASAGSLAGRQVDFNRISGKDYFDLTVRANVGENYTFTFGVQNLLDQEPPLVGGEAGSTTFNSGNTFPSTYDAIGRRFVAGAKVRF